The Fervidobacterium gondwanense DSM 13020 genomic sequence TACGACCTTGGAAGAGATGCTTGGATTCCTCTCATTGCAGAAAAGTACGAATTTGTCAACAGTACAACACTGAGGATCTACATAAGGCCTGAAGCAAAGTGGAGCGATGGAAGGCAGATAACAGCAGATGATTTTGTTTACGCTTTTGAACTTACAAAGAAACTTGGTATTGGACCAGGAGCAGGCTGGGAGAACTACATAGACTCAATAACACGCCTTGGAACAAAAGTTGTTGAATTCAAGGCAAAGACAAAGCCACTGAACTACTTCCAGTTCTTGTCATACGCTCTTGGAGCTCAACCAATGCCAAAGCACGTTTATACGGCTCTCGAAGCAAAGAAGATAAACATACAAGACTGGATAAACGACAAACCATCTGAGCAAGTTGTCTCTGGACCTTACAAGCTCTACTTCTACGCACCTGATATTGTTGTCTATCAGAGGGTTGAAGATTGGTGGGGTAAGGGTATTTTTGGACTGCCAAGGCCAAAATACATTGCACATGTAATTTACAAAGATAATCCAAGTGCAAGTTTGGCTATTGAAAGAGGAGATGTAGACTGGGCTGGATTGTTCATACCAAACATCTGGGAAATGTGGCAAAAGAAGAATCTCCCAATTGGAACATGGTATAAATCGAAACCATACTTCCTACCAGACGGTGTTGGTTTTGTCTACTTAAATAACACAAAACCTGGACTTTCTGATCCAGCAGTTAGAAAGGCTATCGCTTATGCTATACCATATGAAGATATGCTCGAAAAGGCATACTTCGGCTACGGCAGTCAGGCACATCCTTCGTTTGTCATTGATTTGTTCAAACCAAATAGGCAATACATAAACTATGATCTTGCGAAGAAGACTTTTGGAACAAGCGATGGTAGAATTCCATACGATATTGAAAAGGCAAACAAGATACTCGACGAAGCAGGTTACAAATTAGGAAAAGATGGCATAAGGGTAACACCGGATGGCAAGAAGCTTTCTTACACGATATCAGTTCCTTACGGTTGGTCTGATTGGATGATGATGTGTGAAATGATAGCACTCAGCCTGAAAAAGGTAGGTATTGAAGTTAGAACTGAATTCCCAGATTTCTCCGTCTGGGCAGATAGAATGACAAAGGGAACGTTTGATATAATAATCTCTTGGAGCGTTGGACCAAGCTTTGATCACCCATTCAACATTTACAGATTCGCACTTGATAAGAGGCTTTCTGCACCAGTTGGCGAGGTTACATGGGCAGGAGACTGGCAGAGATACGACAACGACGAAGTAGTAAAACTATTGGACAGTGCAGTTTCCTCTCTCGATTCGAACGTCAGGAAGAACGCTTATTTCAGACTGCAAGAAATGATCTATAAAGATATGCCAAGCATACCTGCATTCTACACAGCTCACTGGTACAATTATTTGACAAAGTATTGGAGAAACTGGCCAAGTGAAGATAATCCGTACTGGTTTAGACCAGCACCATGGCATGCAGATGCGCTACCAACACTATTCGGGATCTCCTCTGTTAAGAGTCCTCAACCAGTTCCAAAATGGTTAGGAACAACCGAAGAAGGCGGACTTGGTATTCCAACTTCTAAGGTATTCGACGACCTTAGCAAAGCTAAGAAATAATTGAGAAATACTTACCTGTTTTTACTTTCTGATGCGGTCCCCATTTGAATGGGGACCGCTTACGGAATTACATAAAAAATGCAAGGAGTGGTAGAATGAAGTCGAAAAATATGTTAAGGTTTTTGTTAAGAAGATTTTTATTTTTACTTGTAACTTACATCGTTGCAACAACCATCGTTTTTATCCTTCCTCGAGCAATTCCAGGAAACCCACTTGCCCAGCTTCTTGCCAATCTTTCTCAGGTTGCACAGGCAAACCCTGAAGCAATAAGAGCTGCTGAAAAGACATTAATGGAGCAGTTCGGCGTAGGTAAACCTGTAGTTGTACAGTATTTCGAATTTGTGGGTCGTGCGTTGAAAGGTGACCTCGGAACCTCGATAACGTACTATCCGAGAAAGGTACTTGACTTGATTATTCCAGTAATACCTTGGACCCTTATTTTACTTTTGCCAGCAACTTTAGTTGCTTGGTGGCTTGGAAATATGCTTGGTGCTATAGCAGCATACAGGAGAAATACCTGGGTAGATAGGTGGGTTCTTACATCCTCGATGATAATTTCTCAAATCCCTTATTATTGGCTCGGAATGTTATTTATATTCTTATTCGGTGTAAAATTAGGATGGTTACCAGTGCAGGGTGCTTATTCACAAGGAACGATTCCAAGTTTCAGCTTGAACTTTTTCTTGGATGCTTTGAAACATTATATAATGCCATTTGCGTCGATAGTTATCTCAGCCATGGGAGGCTGGGCAATAGGAATGAGGGTTATGGTCGTAAACGAACTCGGAAGCGATTACGCACTATTCTCTGAATACCTCGGAATGAGCGAGAAAAGAATATTCAAATACGCTTTCAAAAATTCAATCCTACCGCAAATTACTGGACTTGCGTTAAGTTTAGGTGGAGTTTTGGGAGGAGCATTGATTACGGAAATTGTTTTTAACTATCCTGGAACAGGTTATCTCTTGTTTAAAGCACTAACAACTCTTGATTTTCCAATGATACAAGGTGTGTTTATAATACTCATCGCTTCAATATATCTGGCTAACTTCATCATGGACTTTATGTATGCGTTAATAGATCCAAGGATAAGACTTGGTCAGGGGGAATGATTATGCTTGCGACGATGATAAGACCATTATTCAAGAATAAGAAGTTTCTGGTAGGTATATCAATATTCCTCATCTTCCTATTTCTAGGAATTTTTGGTCCCATTTTTTACACAGTTGATCCTATGGAAATGAGTTGGGATAGAGAGCAACCACCGTCTGCTAACCATCCATTGGGTACAGACACATATGGAAGAGATATCTTGGCACAACTCCTACATGGAATTAGATCTTCACTCTATATAGGTTTTCTTGCCGCTATTATTTCGCTGATCATTGGGGCGTTGATAGGAAGTCTGTCTGCTGTAAAAAGAGGGATTGTAGACGATGTATTAACATCCTTAACGAACATTGTCTTAACTACACCGTCGGTACTTATAGCTATTCTTATAGCAAGTTATTTAAACGTAAGAAGTTTGGAGGTCGTCGCTGTCATATTGGGACTCTTCCAATGGCCTTGGTTCGCGAGGGCGATAAGAGCTCAGTTGATGAGTGTTATGTCACGAGAATATGTTTATTTATCAGTTATGGCGGGATATTCCGATCTCAGATTAATAATTGAGGACTTACTACCAACCATTGCTACGTACGCATTTATGTCGTTCGTGCTTTTCATAAACGGTGGAATAATGGGTGAAGCTGGATTGAGTTTAATAGGTCTTGGCCCAACACGCGGAATATCCTTAGGTTTGATGCTACAGTGGGCAGTGTTAATGGAATCGATGAGGAGAGGAATGTGGTGGTGGTTTGTACCACCGGGAATCGTCATTGTCGCTGTCACAGCTTCGTTGATGGTTATCAGCACGACAATGGATGAGGTCTTTAACCCACGTTTAAGGGAGGAATAATCGTGAAAGACGTACTTTTAAAAGTCGAGAATGCTAGGGCTTACTATGTTTTGGAACAAGCAACCGTAAAGGCCGTTGATAGTGTTTCATTTGAGATATACGAAGACGAGGTTGTTGGTATAGTTGGGGAATCAGGTTCTGGTAAGACAACGCTTTCAAACCTTGTTTTCATGAATATGCTAAAACCTTTGAGGTTGATAGACGGAAAAGTTTTCTTGAAAACGGATGGCAAATTTGAAGAAATATCAGCTATGTCACGTGATGAAGTTAAGAGAAGATTCTGGGGAAGCGACATAACCATAATACCTCAGAGTGCGATGAACGCTCTGATGCCAACTATTAGAATGTCAAAATATGTTGAGCACCTCGCACAGTCACATGGAATTGATGAAAAAGAACTTTTGAAGAAAGCCGAGGAAAGGTTTGAACAAGTAGGTCTCAAACCTGAATGGCTAAGAAGATATCCGTTTGAACTTAGTGGAGGAATGAGACAGCGTGCCGTTATAGCGATTGCAACGCTTTTGAACCCGAAGTTGTTAGTTGCTGATGAACCAACTTCCGCACTCGATGTTGTCAATCAAAAAGTTCTCCTACAGGTCTTAATGGATCTCAAGAGAAAAGGTATTGTAAAGAGTATCATGTTCATAACACACGATATAGCAACAATCAGACAGATAGCAGACAGAATGCTCGTTATGTATGCAGGTAAGATAGTTGAGTTCTCGAATATGGAGAAGATGTTAGAGAAGCCATTGCATCCTTACACTAAAGGCCTCTTTGAATCCGTTTTAACACCAGAACCAGAAGTAAGGGAAAGAGGCATTAGCGTAATTCCTGGCGCACCTGCTAACTTGATAAACCCGCCGAGTGGGTGTAGATTTCAACCAAGATGTCCACACGCAATGGAAATATGTAAACAAAAGGAACCAAAATTGATAGAGGTGGAAAAGGATAGACAAGTTGCCTGTTTTCTCTTTCAGGAGGAGAGAGTATGAGTAGACTCGTTGTTGAAAATTTGACTAAAACATTTTCATTAGGTTTTATAGCAAAGCGACATGTTAATGCCGTTAAAAGCGTATCGTTTACAGTCAAGGAAAAAGAGATAGTGTCATTAGTTGGTGAGAGTGGATCAGGAAAGACTACAACAGCAAAAATGTTATTAAGACTTATACAACCAACCTCAGGAAAGATTATGTTCGAAGGAAAAGATATATGGAAAGATTTGAAAACTCAGGAGGATTTTAAGACCTTTAGAAGAAAGGTCCATGCTGTTTTTCAAGATCCATTCGCAAGTTACAACCCGTTTTATCCGGTGGAAAGGCCACTTTGGCAAGCAATAAATCTTTTAGAAAAGAAGCCTTCAAACAAAAAGGAAGCTCTTGAAATAATAAAGGATTCTCTATTTAAAGTTGGTATAGATCCGAAAGATATACTTGGAAAGTATCCTCATCAGGTGTCCGGTGGTCAAAAGCAAAGAATTATGATTGCAAGATGTTGGATTTTGAGACCATTAATGATAGTAGCAGATGAACCAACATCGATGATAGATGCTTCCAGTAGAGGAGGAATAATACAGCTCTTCGAAAAGTTAAGAGACGAGCAAGGAACATCTATCATTTTCATAACCCATGACCTTGGACTTGCTTACTACGTTTCTGACAATATATTTGTTATGAAAGATGGTGAAATAGTAGACAGAGGCCATCCTGATAAAGTCGTTTTGGAACCACAACATGAATATTCGAAACTGCTTGTTGAGAGTATACCAAAACTATACAGAAAATTGGAAGGGCTGTGATTATGTTTACAAAGGGCATCTTAACAATCTTTACATGGGCTTTTATACTTGAAATCATAGTTTTTATATATTATTTGGGAATAAGCCCAAAACCTGTCGAATTTTATATGAATTTAGCTTTGCTGATTTTCACAGTTCTTACGCTTGTTTCTTTGTTCTTGAGAGAAAGAAAAAAGAGAAAGAAAGAACAAGATGAAGATAATTAACTTTTGTACATCGATTAATAAATGCGGAGCGTAAGCTCCGCGTTTTTTGTTTATGGCGATATAAATCTATTCTTCAAACTTCTCCTGAACATATCGTATGCTTTCGTTTCCATTCAAGTGAGATATTTCATACTGAATTTTCATGGACTTATAACTTTCGAAGTTTAGCTTGACACCTTTCGGTACGCTCTTTTTTATATACGCTGTACGTTTTTCGTATTCTTTCTTGTCTATCATTTTTCTATTAGCAAACGGTGTAGAGAGCTTCGGAACCAAAGGATTAATGCTGACACTGACTTCTTTGTACCCCAATTTCAACACTTGGTTCAAGAATTCTATCAGCTCTTTGTAATCTTCCTCAGTTTCCTCCTCCAGACCAATAATATAGTAAAACTTAACGTTTTCAAAGCCTACTTTCCTTCCTATCTCAAGACCTTTGACTATCTGCTCTGTTGATAAGTCCTTTAACATTATGTCCCGCATCTTTTGTGAAATGCCCTCCGGTGCTACTGTGAATGAATGGTGGTCGGTGATTCTAAGGAGTTTTAGAAGTTTTTCATTCACTTTGTCCACCCTCATCGATGAAACAGAGAATCTTATTTCATTGTTTTCTATATAGTCCAGAAGTTCATCAAGGTATGGGTAATCCGTTATAGTTGCGCTTATCAAACCAAATTCGTGATGTTTAAACCTGTCAAGTGTTTCAATAAAATCATCCAACTTCGCAAATTTCACAGGCTTTTTCGTATATCCAGTAACACAAAACGCGCACCTTCTTATACATCCCCTTCCGATTTCTATCAGAAGCTTATTTTTGAAAGGCGAATGCGGGGTTATATAATGTGCCATAGGTATAGGCGATAGATTTCCGATGCAGTTTTCATAATTCGTTTTTCTGTATTTCTTCGAATATATCTGTGGTATCTTCAGAAGATTGTTCTCTATTTCTTCTTTGTTGTCCAAAGATAAAGCTTCGGAAAACTGATTTGAACAACATTCAAGATCACCTATAAACACAAAATCAGCAATGTCTTCCACAATCCTATGATTAAACAGCGTTACTGGACCACCAATTATGATGATGGGATGGTAAGACTCTCTTTGCTGGAAAGACAATGGAATCCCCTTCTTTTTCAACATTCTTGCTATGTTTATCAAATCATTTTCAAATTGGAATGTGAATAACCAGATTTGAAATTCGTCGATAGGAACTTGTTCCTCAAGGGAATAGAATTTACTGAACCAGTCTTCATAAAAAAAACGCTGAACATTTAGGTTGTTTTTCGTTAGGAGGTTCTGTATCCAACTCCAAGCTAAAGATCCACTCGCTATTTTATAACTGTTCGGGAAAATAAGGGCAACCTTCTGAAGGTTGCCCTTTAGCTTAAAAATTTCAGCTTCTGATTTTTGATAATTAAGAACAAAGTTATATTCTTTAAACGATTCAGAGTCTCTCGGTCTGCGCATTAAACTCTGTTCACCTCAGGTTTAGAAATTCTCAACGGCTTTTCT encodes the following:
- a CDS encoding ABC transporter permease; protein product: MKSKNMLRFLLRRFLFLLVTYIVATTIVFILPRAIPGNPLAQLLANLSQVAQANPEAIRAAEKTLMEQFGVGKPVVVQYFEFVGRALKGDLGTSITYYPRKVLDLIIPVIPWTLILLLPATLVAWWLGNMLGAIAAYRRNTWVDRWVLTSSMIISQIPYYWLGMLFIFLFGVKLGWLPVQGAYSQGTIPSFSLNFFLDALKHYIMPFASIVISAMGGWAIGMRVMVVNELGSDYALFSEYLGMSEKRIFKYAFKNSILPQITGLALSLGGVLGGALITEIVFNYPGTGYLLFKALTTLDFPMIQGVFIILIASIYLANFIMDFMYALIDPRIRLGQGE
- a CDS encoding ABC transporter ATP-binding protein, yielding MSRLVVENLTKTFSLGFIAKRHVNAVKSVSFTVKEKEIVSLVGESGSGKTTTAKMLLRLIQPTSGKIMFEGKDIWKDLKTQEDFKTFRRKVHAVFQDPFASYNPFYPVERPLWQAINLLEKKPSNKKEALEIIKDSLFKVGIDPKDILGKYPHQVSGGQKQRIMIARCWILRPLMIVADEPTSMIDASSRGGIIQLFEKLRDEQGTSIIFITHDLGLAYYVSDNIFVMKDGEIVDRGHPDKVVLEPQHEYSKLLVESIPKLYRKLEGL
- a CDS encoding B12-binding domain-containing radical SAM protein, producing the protein MRRPRDSESFKEYNFVLNYQKSEAEIFKLKGNLQKVALIFPNSYKIASGSLAWSWIQNLLTKNNLNVQRFFYEDWFSKFYSLEEQVPIDEFQIWLFTFQFENDLINIARMLKKKGIPLSFQQRESYHPIIIIGGPVTLFNHRIVEDIADFVFIGDLECCSNQFSEALSLDNKEEIENNLLKIPQIYSKKYRKTNYENCIGNLSPIPMAHYITPHSPFKNKLLIEIGRGCIRRCAFCVTGYTKKPVKFAKLDDFIETLDRFKHHEFGLISATITDYPYLDELLDYIENNEIRFSVSSMRVDKVNEKLLKLLRITDHHSFTVAPEGISQKMRDIMLKDLSTEQIVKGLEIGRKVGFENVKFYYIIGLEEETEEDYKELIEFLNQVLKLGYKEVSVSINPLVPKLSTPFANRKMIDKKEYEKRTAYIKKSVPKGVKLNFESYKSMKIQYEISHLNGNESIRYVQEKFEE
- a CDS encoding ABC transporter ATP-binding protein, which gives rise to MKDVLLKVENARAYYVLEQATVKAVDSVSFEIYEDEVVGIVGESGSGKTTLSNLVFMNMLKPLRLIDGKVFLKTDGKFEEISAMSRDEVKRRFWGSDITIIPQSAMNALMPTIRMSKYVEHLAQSHGIDEKELLKKAEERFEQVGLKPEWLRRYPFELSGGMRQRAVIAIATLLNPKLLVADEPTSALDVVNQKVLLQVLMDLKRKGIVKSIMFITHDIATIRQIADRMLVMYAGKIVEFSNMEKMLEKPLHPYTKGLFESVLTPEPEVRERGISVIPGAPANLINPPSGCRFQPRCPHAMEICKQKEPKLIEVEKDRQVACFLFQEERV
- a CDS encoding ABC transporter permease — translated: MLATMIRPLFKNKKFLVGISIFLIFLFLGIFGPIFYTVDPMEMSWDREQPPSANHPLGTDTYGRDILAQLLHGIRSSLYIGFLAAIISLIIGALIGSLSAVKRGIVDDVLTSLTNIVLTTPSVLIAILIASYLNVRSLEVVAVILGLFQWPWFARAIRAQLMSVMSREYVYLSVMAGYSDLRLIIEDLLPTIATYAFMSFVLFINGGIMGEAGLSLIGLGPTRGISLGLMLQWAVLMESMRRGMWWWFVPPGIVIVAVTASLMVISTTMDEVFNPRLREE
- a CDS encoding ABC transporter substrate-binding protein, encoding MRKLGTFLVLLFVLSLTFAAVSFPREETVYIAGALWGPATTWNLYAPQSTWGTDQFMYIPAFQYDLGRDAWIPLIAEKYEFVNSTTLRIYIRPEAKWSDGRQITADDFVYAFELTKKLGIGPGAGWENYIDSITRLGTKVVEFKAKTKPLNYFQFLSYALGAQPMPKHVYTALEAKKINIQDWINDKPSEQVVSGPYKLYFYAPDIVVYQRVEDWWGKGIFGLPRPKYIAHVIYKDNPSASLAIERGDVDWAGLFIPNIWEMWQKKNLPIGTWYKSKPYFLPDGVGFVYLNNTKPGLSDPAVRKAIAYAIPYEDMLEKAYFGYGSQAHPSFVIDLFKPNRQYINYDLAKKTFGTSDGRIPYDIEKANKILDEAGYKLGKDGIRVTPDGKKLSYTISVPYGWSDWMMMCEMIALSLKKVGIEVRTEFPDFSVWADRMTKGTFDIIISWSVGPSFDHPFNIYRFALDKRLSAPVGEVTWAGDWQRYDNDEVVKLLDSAVSSLDSNVRKNAYFRLQEMIYKDMPSIPAFYTAHWYNYLTKYWRNWPSEDNPYWFRPAPWHADALPTLFGISSVKSPQPVPKWLGTTEEGGLGIPTSKVFDDLSKAKK